From Melospiza melodia melodia isolate bMelMel2 chromosome 31, bMelMel2.pri, whole genome shotgun sequence, one genomic window encodes:
- the LOC134431259 gene encoding collagen alpha-1(III) chain-like yields MERPRYREAAPGGSGPGGGSSAAWNGSCGRAPGAATGSGTGTAGGEDDESGERDIAVPGPGSVPVSRTVPKSGSVPNPRTVPKPGGVPEGVPNAESVPKSGSVPNPGGVPSTGSVLPSPEGVPKPRRVPNPEGVPNTGSVLPSPEGVPKPRSVPNPEGVASPGGVTGAGIVPSTGSVPNLEGVTSPGGAPGTVPTPGSVPSPSSVPNSGSVPSPEGVPNSGSVPGPGSAPIAAGVPNSGSVPSPSSVPNTGTVLGPGSVPNTRSVLNPEDIPKSVPIAAGVPNSGSIPSPSSVPNTGTVLGPEGVPNPTNVPSPGSVPNTGTVPGPGNVPSPGSVPSPGGRCSCRCPPASPPSPSRDLPCGLGCRHRRPPERPGDPRPQRHQHGEPGATTARGQRHQHEEPGATTARGHGHQHEEPGATTAGGHGHQHEEPGATTARGQRGSLRAARAGVALCLRLLGALLALLFLLLLLLRSFLRAASAGLRRSRELLAERFRPRAGHHRGGDSDEEVTRLVAMAEVAEEELDPFRVLGVEPTATDAELRRAYRRLAVLVHPDKSRDPRAEAAFKVLRAGWERVSSPERRREYQAKQLAQGELARALGAFLGRLQEELRDARDAMGCTRCGGRHRRFQLDRDPRGGRWCGPCGGWHAADEGDLWAESSLMGLKVTYLARMDGHIYDVTEWAGCQRVAISPDSHRVPYHLSFGARTATPAGRQRGPPKGSPPTPADLEDFLARVFQGNPGPEPGGLSPPPPGLQDPPRDTPSPKGAPPGGTRSTRGGRRGGGRCRDEETPTPKQKKKGLE; encoded by the exons ATGGAGCGGCCCCGGTACCGGGAGGCGGCGCCCGGGGGCAGCGGGCCCGGCGGGGGCTCCAGCGCCGCCTGGAACGGGAGCTGCGGCCGCGCCCCCGGTGCCGCCACCGGCAGCGGTACCGGCACGGCGGGGGGCGAGGACGACGAGAGCGGCGAGCGCGACATTGCTGTCCCCGGGCCCGGGAGTGTCCCCGTTTCCAGGACTGTCCCCAAATCCggcagtgtccccaaccccaggaCTGTCCCCAAGCCCGGAGGTGTCCCCGAGGGTGTCCCCAACGCTGAGAGTGTCCCCAAATCCggcagtgtccccaaccccgGGGGTGTCCCCAGTACAGGGAGTGtcctccccagccctgagggtgtccccaaacccaggAGGGTCCCCAACCCTGAGGGTGTCCCCAATACGGGGAGTGtcctccccagccctgagggtgtccccaaacccaggAGTGTCCCCAACCCTGAGGGTGTCGCCAGCCCTGGCGGTGTCACCGGTGCCGGGAttgtccccagcactgggagtGTCCCCAACCTTGAAGGTGTCACCAGCCCTGGTGGCGCCCCTGGGACTGTCCCCactcctggcagtgtccccagccccagcagtgtccccaactctgggagtgtccccagccctgagggtGTCCCCAACTCTGGGAGTGTCCCTGGTCCTGGGAGTGCCCCCATTGCTGCGGGTGTCCCCAACTCTgggagtgtccccagccccagcagtgtccccaacacCGGGACTGTCCTTGGTCCTGGGAGTGTCCCCAACACCAGGAGTGTCCTCAACCCTGAGGACATCCCTAAAAGTGTCCCCATTGCTGCGGGTGTCCCCAACTCTGGGAGtatccccagccccagcagtgtccccaacacCGGGACTGTCCTTGGTCCTGagggtgtccccaaccccacgaatgtccccagccctgggagtGTCCCCAACACCGGGACTGTTCCTGGTCCTGGGAATGTCCCCAGccccggcagtgtccccagccccgggggtcgctgcagctgccggtgcccCCCGGCCTCTCCCCCGAGCCCCTCCCGGGACCTCCCGTGCGGCCTCGGCTGCCGCCACCGCCGACCCCCGGAGCGCCCCGGCGACCCCCGGCCACAGCGCCACCAGCACGGGGAGCCCGGTGCCACCACCGCCAGGGGACAGCGCCACCAGCACGAGGAGCCCGGTGCCACCACCGCCAGGGGACACGGCCACCAGCACGAGGAGCCCGGTGCCACCACGGCCGGGGGACACGGCCACCAGCACGAGGAGCCCGGTGCCACCACCGCCAGGGGACAGCGCGGGTCCCTGCGGGCGGCCCGGGCGGGGGTCGCGCTCTGCCTGCGCCTCCTCGGCGCCCTCCTCgcgctgctcttcctcctcctcctcctcctccgctccTTCCTCCGCGCCGCCTCCGCGGGGCTCCGCCGCTCCCGGGAGCTGCTGGCCGAGCGGTTCCGGCCCCGGGCCGGCCACCACCGGGGTGGTGACAGCGACGAGGAGGTGACGCGTTTGGTGGCAATGGCCGAGGTGGCCGAGGAGGAGCTGGATCCGTTCCGGGTGCTCGGCGTGGAGCCCACGGCCACGGACGCGGAGCTGCGCAGGGCGTACCGGAGGCTGGCCGTGCTG GTGCACCCCGATAAAAGCCGTGACCCCCGGGCGGAGGCGGCGTTCAAGGTGCTGCGGGCGGGCTGGGAGAGGGTGAGCAGCCCCGAGAGGCGGCGCGAGTACCAGGC GAAGCAGCTGGCACAGGGGGAGCTGGCGCGGGCGCTGGGCGCGTTCCTGGGccggctgcaggaggagctcaggGACGCCAGGGACGCCATGGGCTGCACCCGCTGCGGGGGGCGCCAcag gcGGTTCCAGCTGGACAGGGACCCGCGCGGTGGCCGCTGGTGTGGCCCGTGCGGGGGGTGGCACGCGGCCGACGAGGGTGACCTGTGGGCAGAGTCCAGCCTGATGGGCCTCAAGGTCACCTACCTGGCCCGCATGGACGGCCACATCTACGACGTCACCg agtGGGCGGGCTGCCAGCGCGTGGCCATCTCCCCGGACAGCCACCGTGTCCCCTACCACCTGTCCTTCGGCGCCAGGACAGCCACGCCCGCCGGACGCCAGCG GGGCCCCCCCAAGGGCAGCCCCCCGACCCCCGCTGACCTGGAGGATTTCCTGGCCcgcgttttccagggaaatccgGGCCCGGAGCCCGGGGGGCTTTCCCCGCCCCCCCCGGGGCTGCAGGACccccccagggacacccccagccccAAGGGGGCCCCCCCAGGGGGGACACGAAGcacaagaggaggaagaaggggcGGCGGCCGCTGCCGCGATGAGGagacccccaccccaaaacaaaagaaaaagggcttggaataa